The Yoonia sp. SS1-5 genome contains a region encoding:
- a CDS encoding relaxase/mobilization nuclease domain-containing protein: MILKAKERGNAPQLAQYLMSMRDNEHVELHELRGFVSDDLDAAFKEAEAIASQTKCKNHLFSMSLNPPEGAHVSREDFERAVDQIEGKLGLDDHARALVFHEKEGRRHAHAVWSRIDSDEMRAKNMSFYKQKLMDVSRDLYLEHGWDMPKGMIDRSMRNPLNFSRAEWQQANRSKQDPKMIKAAFQECWKNSDGTDALKASLEEKGFFLAKGDRRDVVAVDVRGETYSLSRWAGVKAKDVRERIPDAEFLSSVQDTKAHIASRMTDQLKSYLKEVDAGYRRASPALEMKRQQLQARHGEERKAETQRIAQREQREMQNRASRLPKGFSGIWSRITGKLSKIKSQNEMEALQSWQRDRAEKDRLIQRQLDERQRLQQQIKKMRETRAQEVAQIRSEIAAYIAMKRGDVPSLNKRAQSNEQAKSNMRRRERQSADRQRKRERTRSRGDDLGRER, translated from the coding sequence ATGATCTTGAAAGCCAAAGAACGCGGCAATGCCCCGCAACTTGCGCAATATCTCATGTCGATGCGCGACAATGAGCATGTTGAGCTGCATGAGCTGCGCGGCTTTGTCAGTGATGATTTGGATGCGGCCTTCAAAGAAGCCGAAGCCATCGCCTCACAAACCAAGTGCAAAAACCATCTGTTCTCCATGAGCCTGAACCCGCCCGAGGGCGCGCATGTCAGTCGCGAGGATTTTGAGCGCGCCGTTGATCAGATCGAAGGCAAGCTCGGTCTGGATGATCACGCCCGTGCTCTGGTGTTCCATGAAAAAGAGGGCCGCAGGCATGCCCATGCCGTTTGGAGCCGCATTGATAGTGATGAAATGCGCGCCAAGAATATGAGTTTTTACAAGCAAAAGCTGATGGATGTGTCCCGTGATCTATATCTGGAGCATGGCTGGGACATGCCAAAAGGCATGATTGATCGTTCCATGCGCAATCCGCTCAACTTCTCTCGCGCTGAATGGCAACAAGCAAATCGATCCAAACAAGACCCCAAGATGATCAAGGCGGCATTTCAGGAATGCTGGAAGAACTCTGATGGCACCGATGCGCTCAAGGCATCCCTAGAAGAAAAAGGCTTCTTCCTTGCCAAAGGTGATCGTCGCGACGTTGTTGCTGTTGATGTACGCGGCGAAACGTATTCTCTTTCACGTTGGGCTGGCGTGAAGGCAAAAGACGTGCGCGAGCGCATCCCTGATGCTGAATTCCTATCCTCTGTTCAAGACACCAAAGCGCATATCGCCTCACGCATGACAGATCAGCTCAAGAGTTATCTGAAAGAGGTCGATGCAGGATATCGCCGCGCATCGCCTGCGCTGGAGATGAAACGCCAGCAATTGCAAGCCCGCCATGGCGAAGAGCGCAAGGCTGAAACCCAGCGTATCGCGCAGCGCGAACAACGTGAGATGCAGAACCGCGCCAGCCGATTGCCCAAGGGCTTTAGCGGTATCTGGAGCCGCATCACGGGCAAGCTGTCTAAGATCAAATCACAAAACGAGATGGAGGCGCTGCAATCCTGGCAGCGTGATCGCGCTGAAAAAGATCGCCTCATCCAACGCCAGCTTGATGAGCGCCAGCGTCTTCAACAGCAAATCAAGAAGATGCGCGAAACCCGCGCCCAGGAAGTCGCGCAAATCAGATCAGAGATTGCGGCCTATATTGCCATGAAGCGCGGTGATGTGCCGAGCCTGAACAAACGCGCCCAATCCAATGAACAAGCCAAGAGCAATATGCGCAGGCGTGAGCGCCAAAGCGCAGATCGCCAAAGAAAGCGCGAGCGCACCCGTTCTCGCGGCGATGATCTTGGCCGTGAACGTTAA
- a CDS encoding zinc ribbon domain-containing protein codes for MRNQRVYEILTRCLYSGCIEHIDWGVLMRNGHHEGLTDFRRYQKIQDRLVSTAKALASEDISSDFPLRGFVQCDDCGEALTACWSTSKPGKKHPYCLCKTEGCDSYCKSIRRDQLEGDFAGLMQAPELSRGLFQLAKAMFRDIWNARLAQAADTSKGLKKDIHKIEKQIEARLDRIVEHGSSIVIAAIEKRIPKLEADKIFLEERIVKGGKPLGTLEESFELALRFLSNPWNMWKNGSFAW; via the coding sequence GTGCGTAACCAGCGTGTCTATGAGATTCTGACCCGCTGCCTGTATTCAGGCTGCATTGAACATATCGATTGGGGCGTCTTGATGCGCAACGGACATCATGAGGGTCTGACCGATTTCAGAAGGTACCAAAAGATTCAGGATCGCCTGGTATCAACCGCCAAAGCTCTGGCAAGCGAAGACATCAGTTCCGACTTCCCGCTGCGCGGTTTCGTCCAGTGCGATGATTGCGGCGAAGCGTTGACGGCTTGCTGGTCTACCAGCAAGCCAGGCAAGAAACATCCCTATTGTCTTTGCAAGACCGAGGGCTGTGACAGCTATTGCAAATCAATCAGGCGTGATCAGCTCGAAGGAGACTTCGCAGGCCTCATGCAAGCGCCGGAGCTCTCCAGGGGCCTGTTTCAGCTCGCAAAGGCCATGTTCCGCGACATCTGGAACGCCCGTCTCGCACAAGCAGCGGATACCTCTAAAGGGCTCAAGAAAGATATCCACAAGATTGAAAAGCAGATCGAAGCCCGTCTCGACCGAATTGTCGAACATGGCTCAAGCATCGTTATTGCCGCTATTGAGAAGCGTATTCCCAAGCTGGAAGCCGATAAGATTTTTCTGGAAGAACGCATCGTCAAAGGCGGCAAGCCGCTCGGTACTCTGGAGGAGTCGTTCGAACTCGCCCTACGATTCCTGTCAAACCCTTGGAATATGTGGAAAAACGGCTCTTTCGCATGGTAG
- a CDS encoding IS481 family transposase, producing the protein MTSIQEKIIKPKLGLLELAKQLGSVSQACKVMGYSRDSFYRFRELYDQGGEEALMDLSRRKPVMKNRVPEHVEKAVIELAIDNPALGQKRASWELQQKGIMVSSSGVRSIWLRNDLETMKKRLKALEARAAQEGILLTEDQLAALEKAKAKKEAHGEIESHHPGYLGSQDTYYVGTMKGVGRIYQQTFVDTYARVAICKLYTEKTAITAADLLNDRVIPFFAEHEISLLRVLTDRGTEYCGKVENHAYQLYLAVEDVDHTRTKANSPQTNGICERFHRTIKDEFYDIAFRKKLYRSVEELQADLDAWLAKYNEQRPHSGRHCYGKTPMQTFRETLHIAVEKTIKTHDQSDSAQPVLSVAS; encoded by the coding sequence ATGACAAGTATTCAAGAGAAGATCATCAAGCCGAAGCTGGGGCTGTTGGAACTGGCCAAACAGCTCGGAAGCGTGTCGCAGGCCTGCAAAGTGATGGGTTATTCGCGGGACAGCTTTTACCGGTTCAGAGAACTTTACGATCAGGGTGGCGAAGAAGCCCTGATGGATCTCAGCCGCCGCAAGCCGGTGATGAAAAACCGCGTGCCAGAACATGTCGAGAAGGCGGTCATCGAACTGGCCATCGACAACCCGGCTCTGGGTCAGAAACGGGCGTCGTGGGAGCTGCAGCAGAAAGGCATCATGGTGTCATCGTCGGGCGTCCGGTCGATCTGGCTGCGTAATGATCTGGAAACCATGAAAAAGCGCCTCAAGGCCCTGGAGGCCCGTGCCGCCCAAGAGGGTATCTTGCTCACCGAGGATCAGTTGGCCGCGCTGGAAAAAGCCAAGGCCAAGAAAGAAGCCCATGGCGAGATCGAGAGCCACCACCCTGGCTATCTGGGCAGCCAGGACACCTATTATGTGGGCACAATGAAGGGCGTCGGACGCATTTATCAACAGACCTTTGTCGATACCTATGCCCGCGTGGCGATCTGCAAGCTCTACACTGAAAAGACGGCAATCACCGCGGCCGACTTGCTGAACGACCGCGTGATCCCGTTCTTTGCAGAGCATGAGATCAGCCTGCTGCGCGTCCTGACAGACCGGGGCACGGAATACTGTGGCAAGGTCGAGAACCACGCCTACCAGCTTTATCTGGCCGTCGAGGACGTGGACCACACCCGAACCAAGGCCAATTCTCCGCAAACAAACGGCATCTGCGAGCGGTTCCATCGCACCATCAAGGATGAGTTCTACGACATCGCATTCCGCAAGAAACTGTATCGGTCAGTCGAAGAGTTGCAGGCCGATCTGGATGCGTGGCTGGCAAAGTACAACGAACAGCGGCCACATTCGGGACGTCACTGCTATGGCAAAACACCTATGCAGACCTTCCGCGAAACGCTACACATCGCTGTCGAGAAGACGATCAAAACGCACGACCAATCGGACAGTGCGCAACCCGTTCTCAGCGTCGCAAGCTGA
- a CDS encoding DNA methyltransferase, giving the protein MIRVINMNDLSPDLGLKSGFSKRFIEAARDQARVKGLTHEFYRYPARFSPSFVRGAIEAFSNPGDWVVDPFAGGGTTLVEAMAMGRNALGIDISSLSSFLCEAKTQIMDDQDISAYRRWMECIETTINMHSPSERHDGYADAGYYRNLDGPEFWRLRKAIEQALSSVERLRRKRSGILARCVVLRTSQWALDSRKTRPSVTAFKAQMHKQAGIMLGAALEFRDQINSLDLQSPPKAISLNRTTAGAENEKAVAQACPPKLIVTSPPYPGIHVLYHRWQVDGRKEAPAPFWIAGKLDGAGSSHYTLGDRKNPGLQSYFDNLKATFSSVAAMADEDTTIVQMVAFSKPEWQLPKYLEVMEECGLEEHRPWDMPIEEEDGRLWRNVPNRRWHAHQKSRAPGAREVVLIHRKGRA; this is encoded by the coding sequence ATGATACGGGTAATCAATATGAATGATCTCAGCCCCGATTTGGGCCTCAAATCCGGATTCTCAAAACGCTTTATTGAAGCCGCGCGGGATCAAGCCCGCGTCAAAGGTCTAACCCATGAGTTCTACCGTTACCCAGCGCGGTTCTCGCCAAGCTTTGTGCGCGGCGCGATTGAAGCTTTTTCCAACCCCGGTGATTGGGTGGTTGATCCATTCGCGGGCGGAGGCACAACGCTCGTTGAAGCCATGGCCATGGGCCGAAACGCTCTTGGCATTGATATCAGCTCGCTCTCGTCTTTCTTGTGCGAAGCCAAGACACAAATCATGGATGACCAAGATATCAGTGCCTATCGGCGCTGGATGGAATGCATTGAGACCACTATCAATATGCACAGCCCTAGTGAACGCCATGATGGCTATGCTGATGCAGGCTACTACCGCAATCTCGACGGCCCTGAGTTTTGGCGGCTACGCAAGGCGATTGAACAAGCATTGAGCTCTGTGGAACGCCTGCGTCGAAAGCGTAGTGGCATCCTGGCGCGCTGCGTCGTTCTTCGGACGTCCCAATGGGCATTAGACTCCCGCAAGACCCGCCCCAGCGTCACGGCGTTTAAAGCGCAGATGCATAAGCAAGCAGGCATCATGCTAGGTGCAGCTCTCGAATTTCGGGATCAGATCAACAGCCTTGATCTGCAAAGCCCGCCAAAGGCCATCAGCCTAAACAGGACGACCGCTGGCGCAGAAAATGAAAAAGCTGTGGCTCAAGCGTGCCCGCCTAAGCTGATCGTCACCTCGCCACCGTATCCGGGTATCCATGTCCTGTATCATCGCTGGCAAGTGGATGGACGCAAGGAAGCCCCCGCACCGTTCTGGATTGCAGGCAAACTCGATGGGGCAGGATCAAGTCACTACACGTTGGGGGATCGCAAAAACCCCGGCTTGCAATCCTATTTCGACAACCTCAAAGCCACATTTAGTTCGGTGGCGGCCATGGCCGATGAAGATACGACCATTGTGCAGATGGTCGCTTTTTCTAAACCTGAATGGCAACTTCCTAAGTATTTAGAAGTCATGGAAGAATGCGGTCTGGAGGAGCATCGCCCGTGGGACATGCCAATTGAAGAGGAAGATGGGCGACTTTGGCGCAATGTACCTAACCGCCGCTGGCATGCTCATCAGAAGTCTCGCGCGCCAGGAGCGCGTGAGGTTGTTCTTATTCATAGAAAGGGCCGCGCCTAA
- a CDS encoding antirestriction protein ArdA produces the protein MTQFYAQPYDLAATGFYFDNAETYSNKIRAITNDYGEPVEEFEVEFIDGEHIDCDLAKTWGINQANILKFMEVVDEWDEDQKRRFILAVGECCYSFDPDTVDPDDFEVDIYHLDTMKALAEQFVDEGLFGDIPDQLTCYIDLDAIARDLSMDYAETQIAGQRIIYRCA, from the coding sequence ATGACGCAGTTCTACGCACAGCCATACGATTTGGCAGCAACAGGGTTCTATTTTGACAACGCAGAGACCTATTCAAACAAGATCAGGGCAATCACGAACGACTACGGCGAGCCCGTTGAAGAATTCGAAGTCGAGTTCATTGACGGCGAGCATATTGATTGCGATCTGGCGAAGACATGGGGGATCAATCAGGCCAACATTCTAAAGTTCATGGAAGTGGTGGATGAATGGGACGAAGACCAGAAGAGACGCTTCATTCTGGCGGTTGGTGAGTGCTGCTACAGCTTTGATCCTGATACGGTCGATCCAGACGATTTTGAAGTCGATATCTATCATCTGGACACAATGAAAGCGCTGGCAGAGCAGTTTGTCGATGAAGGTTTGTTCGGCGATATCCCAGATCAGCTTACTTGCTACATTGATCTGGATGCTATCGCACGCGATCTGAGCATGGACTATGCAGAAACACAGATCGCAGGGCAGCGGATTATCTATCGATGTGCCTAA
- a CDS encoding type VI secretion system tip protein TssI/VgrG, translated as MNAPFKQDARLGRLTTALGNDVLVLLRFDGADYVNGLFEYRVEALSTSPNLDFDGLLGTHASIEIESQNDGARAYDGIVTEAKWAGAGENGNKYALTLRPWFWLAGRRRNQRIFHNKTVIQIIEELLSPYAGLGDPALQVKLTGNYPELEYTVQYRESDLDFATRLMERFGISYHFVHSAGNHTLVLTDAIDQHDPLPGGKRDYKPVDGARQSGAEHFWEWHPERRLTTGAVRLTDYNFKKPGAAMEVDRVGDATYAEGQIESYDYPGDYLAQGQGKDVVGLRTLQERGQDARHRAVGDCTSLGAGMLLTLTGDQVNGVKGADYLCLVARHSYVSDSYGSGGSESDGYAYSGEYVLMPKDAPLAPERKTRMPVVQGPQTGVVVGEGEIDCDEYGRILVHFHWDLDKSYSMRCRVSQNWASQGWGGMVIPRIGMEVVVEFLEGDPDKPLVTGCVYNGKNTPPYELPKHKTRSTFKTDTHSGSGFNELRFEDERDEEEIYIHAQRDMNTVVLHNKTERIENNHVSLVEHNKESEVTRNHNEVVGGNMTIHVGPTAIGNLINRMAVKVGNKLGDVAKAIGLPPALDPGAGNYALTVEKNKMEAVGLTSVRTVGLTDTNFIGSKYKLAAGTEVQISAGNRIVLSCGKSVIEMKKNGTIAINGVEINEKADKLIKLSADKIDIN; from the coding sequence ATGAACGCCCCGTTCAAGCAGGATGCCCGTTTGGGTCGATTGACCACCGCTTTGGGTAACGATGTTCTGGTTCTGCTGCGCTTTGACGGCGCAGACTACGTGAACGGCTTGTTTGAATACCGGGTTGAGGCGCTATCGACGTCGCCAAACCTGGATTTTGATGGCCTGCTTGGCACCCACGCCAGTATCGAGATCGAAAGCCAGAATGACGGTGCTCGCGCTTACGATGGGATCGTCACTGAAGCTAAATGGGCTGGCGCCGGCGAGAATGGCAACAAATATGCGCTGACCCTGCGGCCGTGGTTCTGGCTAGCAGGGCGGCGGCGCAACCAGCGGATTTTCCATAATAAAACCGTCATCCAGATCATTGAGGAACTGCTCTCACCTTATGCGGGTCTGGGCGATCCAGCGCTGCAGGTGAAACTGACGGGCAACTATCCGGAATTGGAATACACTGTTCAATACCGTGAAAGCGATCTGGATTTTGCAACCCGTTTGATGGAGCGGTTTGGGATTTCTTATCACTTTGTCCATAGCGCCGGGAACCATACTCTGGTGCTGACCGATGCCATTGACCAGCATGATCCCCTACCGGGCGGGAAACGGGACTACAAACCTGTTGACGGCGCGCGCCAGTCGGGGGCAGAGCATTTCTGGGAATGGCACCCGGAACGGCGGTTAACCACGGGTGCGGTGCGGCTGACGGATTACAATTTCAAAAAGCCCGGCGCGGCGATGGAGGTTGACCGGGTCGGCGACGCCACCTACGCGGAAGGGCAGATCGAAAGCTACGACTACCCGGGCGACTACCTCGCGCAGGGTCAGGGCAAGGATGTGGTCGGCCTGCGCACTTTGCAGGAGCGTGGTCAGGATGCGCGGCATCGGGCGGTGGGCGATTGTACGTCGCTGGGTGCGGGGATGCTGCTGACGCTGACCGGCGATCAGGTGAACGGCGTTAAGGGCGCGGACTATCTGTGCCTTGTCGCGCGGCATTCCTATGTCTCGGACTCTTACGGTTCCGGGGGCTCCGAGAGCGACGGGTATGCCTATTCGGGCGAATACGTACTGATGCCCAAGGACGCACCACTTGCGCCCGAGCGCAAAACCCGCATGCCTGTCGTGCAAGGCCCACAAACGGGCGTGGTTGTCGGCGAAGGCGAGATTGACTGCGATGAATACGGTCGCATCCTCGTGCATTTCCACTGGGACCTAGACAAGTCTTACTCCATGCGCTGCCGGGTGAGCCAGAACTGGGCATCTCAAGGGTGGGGCGGGATGGTCATTCCGCGCATCGGGATGGAAGTAGTGGTGGAGTTTTTGGAGGGTGACCCCGACAAGCCGCTGGTCACGGGGTGTGTGTATAATGGGAAGAATACGCCGCCTTACGAACTGCCGAAACATAAGACGCGCAGTACCTTCAAGACCGATACGCATAGTGGCAGCGGATTTAATGAACTCAGGTTTGAGGATGAACGGGATGAAGAAGAGATCTACATCCATGCGCAAAGGGATATGAATACAGTCGTCTTGCACAACAAGACAGAGCGCATAGAAAATAACCATGTCAGCCTCGTTGAGCATAACAAGGAATCTGAGGTGACGCGGAACCACAATGAAGTGGTCGGTGGCAACATGACCATTCATGTTGGCCCGACAGCTATCGGCAATCTGATCAACAGGATGGCCGTAAAGGTGGGCAACAAGTTGGGGGATGTAGCAAAGGCCATTGGGCTTCCACCTGCGCTAGATCCCGGCGCAGGAAATTACGCGCTAACGGTTGAGAAAAACAAGATGGAGGCCGTCGGACTGACATCCGTACGCACTGTGGGTCTTACTGACACCAATTTTATTGGCTCAAAGTACAAACTGGCGGCTGGCACGGAAGTTCAGATCAGTGCCGGTAACAGGATTGTCCTGAGTTGCGGCAAAAGCGTGATCGAGATGAAGAAAAACGGCACCATCGCGATCAACGGCGTTGAAATCAATGAGAAGGCCGACAAACTGATTAAGTTGTCTGCAGATAAGATCGACATCAACTAG